CTTACCCTCGTCGACTTGGTCGCGAATGGCTTGGGTCAGGTTGGGTTTGTCTTGATACCAAGGATGCGCTTGGGGCAAAAGCCCCGCGAATTTGTTGACTGCAAACCAATCGGGCTCGTTCTGCAAAACGGGCAAGCGAACCGGTTTTTCACGTAATCGGTTCTCAGGAAAGCCAATGAAATCGCCGCTTTTAGCCATAAAAAAACCCTGGCAAGCTAGTTACCAGGGTTGAAATAAATAAGTCGCACTTACGCAAAGATATACTTGGCACAGCCAGACTTTAGGCGACGTGCTGCATTCTGATGAATAATTTTGGTCTTCGCTGCTTTATCCAAAGCAGAGACAAAGGCCACAGCAGCTGCTTTGGCTGCTTCTTTGTCACCGGACTGAGCCGCCTCTGTGACTTTTTTGCTTAAAGTCTTCAAGCGGGTCTTGATACGGGTGTTACGCACAGTTTGCGTAGCAGTTTTTCTAATGTTCTTAATTGCGGACTTCGTATTCGCCATAGTCAAAAATTGTGGAACGCATGACCATGAAACCGGAAAGGCCATTGTCAAGGGTTAATGGAGCTAGCTTTGGACTTCATAAGCCGGATTTTGTCACCCCGAGGGGCGGGTATTCATTTATCTAACAGACAAGTCTGTTCTCCACAAGTGGAG
This genomic stretch from Opitutia bacterium ISCC 52 harbors:
- the rpsT gene encoding 30S ribosomal protein S20, translating into MANTKSAIKNIRKTATQTVRNTRIKTRLKTLSKKVTEAAQSGDKEAAKAAAVAFVSALDKAAKTKIIHQNAARRLKSGCAKYIFA